The following proteins are encoded in a genomic region of Streptomyces lunaelactis:
- the aceE gene encoding pyruvate dehydrogenase (acetyl-transferring), homodimeric type has translation MTDPVGKLPSELDQLPDRDAEETAEWAASLDAVTEHAGPHRAAYLMRRTLQHAERAGVPVPRLLETDYVNTIPTSAEPAFDGDEAMEARITAWNRWNAAAMVTRGSRFGVGGHIATFASAAWLYETGFNHFFRGKEGDGSGDQLYIQGHASPGIYARAFLDGRLSEQQLDHFRQEAGGNGLPSYPHPRRLPWLWEFPTVSMGLGPLSAIYQARFNRYLHNRSIKDTANSHVWAFLGDGEMDEPESTAALALAAREQLDNLTFVINCNLQRLDGPVRANFRVVQELEAQFRGAGWNVVKTLWGSAWDELFQLDTTGALVRRLREVPDAQFQTYATRDVAYIREHFFGTGPALAQLASVLSDAKIAECFYTSRGGHEARKVYAAYRAAVEHKGAPTVILAQTVKGYTLGKGFESKNANHQMKKLTSDEFKGMRDLLGLPIPDSAFADGLVPYGHPGADSAEVRYLQERRAALGGPAPARRVQAVALPAPEERAFKALEKGSGKQEMATTMAFVRLVKDLMRDKETGRRWVPIVPDEARTFGMESLFPSAGIYSPLGQTYEPVDRDQLMYYKEAKDGQILNEGITEAGAMADFIAASTSYATHGEPMIPFYIFYSMFGWQRTADQMWQLADQLGRGFIVGATAGRTTLTGEGLQHADGHSHLIASTNPASLNYDPAFAYEIAVIVKDGLRRMYGPEAENVFYYLTVYNEPKRQPAMPEGVEEGILRGLYRFKEGVAASAEAPRLQLLASGTAIHWALEAQELLGSDWGVTADVWSATSWGELRRDALEADEALLRGEQRTPYVTQALEGAPGPVLAVSDWMRQVPDQISQWVEQDYSSLGTDGFGLSDTREAARRHFGVDARSIAVAALAQLVKRGEVPASAVKEARERYGF, from the coding sequence ATGACCGACCCCGTAGGCAAGCTTCCGAGCGAGCTCGACCAGCTCCCGGACCGTGACGCCGAGGAGACCGCCGAGTGGGCGGCCTCCCTCGACGCCGTCACCGAGCACGCCGGCCCGCACCGAGCCGCGTACCTGATGCGCCGCACCCTCCAGCACGCCGAGAGGGCCGGCGTTCCCGTGCCCCGGCTGCTGGAGACGGACTACGTCAACACCATCCCCACCTCCGCCGAGCCCGCCTTCGACGGCGACGAGGCGATGGAAGCCCGCATCACCGCGTGGAACCGCTGGAACGCGGCCGCGATGGTCACGCGCGGCTCCCGCTTCGGCGTCGGCGGCCACATCGCCACCTTCGCCTCCGCGGCCTGGCTCTACGAGACCGGCTTCAACCACTTCTTCCGCGGCAAGGAGGGCGACGGCAGCGGCGACCAGCTCTACATCCAGGGCCATGCGTCCCCCGGCATCTACGCCCGCGCCTTCCTCGACGGACGTCTGTCCGAGCAGCAGCTCGACCACTTCCGCCAGGAGGCCGGAGGCAACGGCCTGCCGTCCTACCCGCACCCGCGCCGGCTGCCCTGGCTCTGGGAGTTCCCCACCGTCTCGATGGGCCTCGGCCCGCTCTCGGCGATCTACCAGGCGCGCTTCAACCGCTATCTGCACAATCGCTCCATCAAGGACACCGCCAACTCGCACGTCTGGGCCTTCCTCGGCGACGGCGAGATGGACGAGCCCGAGTCGACCGCGGCCCTCGCCCTCGCGGCCCGTGAGCAGCTCGACAACCTGACCTTCGTCATCAACTGCAATCTGCAGCGCCTCGACGGTCCGGTCCGCGCCAACTTCCGTGTGGTGCAGGAGCTGGAGGCCCAGTTCCGCGGCGCCGGCTGGAACGTCGTCAAAACGCTGTGGGGCTCCGCCTGGGACGAGCTGTTCCAGCTCGACACCACGGGCGCGCTGGTCCGCCGGCTGCGCGAGGTCCCGGACGCCCAGTTCCAGACGTACGCGACGCGTGATGTGGCGTACATCCGCGAACACTTCTTCGGCACCGGGCCCGCGCTCGCGCAGCTTGCCTCGGTCCTGAGCGACGCGAAGATCGCCGAGTGCTTCTACACCTCCCGCGGCGGCCACGAGGCCCGCAAGGTGTACGCGGCCTACCGCGCGGCCGTCGAGCACAAGGGCGCGCCGACCGTGATCCTCGCTCAGACGGTGAAGGGCTACACGCTCGGCAAGGGCTTCGAGTCCAAGAACGCCAACCACCAGATGAAGAAGCTGACCAGCGACGAGTTCAAGGGCATGCGTGACCTGCTCGGACTCCCGATCCCGGACAGCGCGTTCGCGGATGGCCTGGTGCCCTACGGCCACCCCGGCGCCGACTCCGCCGAGGTCCGCTACCTCCAGGAGCGCCGCGCCGCGCTCGGCGGCCCGGCCCCGGCCCGCCGCGTACAGGCGGTGGCGCTGCCCGCGCCTGAGGAGCGTGCCTTCAAGGCGCTCGAAAAGGGCTCCGGCAAGCAGGAGATGGCCACCACCATGGCCTTCGTGCGCCTGGTCAAGGACCTGATGCGGGACAAGGAGACCGGCAGGCGCTGGGTTCCGATCGTCCCGGACGAGGCCCGCACCTTCGGCATGGAGTCGCTCTTCCCGTCGGCCGGGATCTACTCCCCGCTGGGGCAGACGTACGAGCCGGTCGACCGCGACCAGCTGATGTACTACAAGGAGGCCAAGGACGGCCAGATCCTCAACGAGGGGATCACCGAGGCCGGTGCCATGGCGGACTTCATCGCCGCGTCGACGTCGTACGCGACGCACGGCGAGCCGATGATCCCGTTCTACATCTTCTACTCGATGTTCGGCTGGCAGCGCACGGCCGACCAGATGTGGCAGCTCGCCGACCAGCTCGGCAGGGGCTTCATCGTCGGTGCCACCGCCGGTCGTACGACCCTGACCGGTGAGGGCCTGCAGCACGCGGACGGCCACTCGCATCTGATCGCCTCCACGAACCCGGCGTCGCTCAACTACGACCCGGCGTTCGCGTACGAGATCGCCGTCATCGTCAAGGACGGTCTGCGCCGGATGTACGGCCCGGAAGCGGAGAACGTCTTCTACTACCTGACGGTCTACAACGAGCCGAAGCGGCAGCCCGCGATGCCCGAGGGCGTCGAGGAAGGCATCCTCCGCGGTCTCTACCGCTTCAAGGAGGGAGTCGCCGCCTCGGCGGAGGCTCCCCGCCTCCAGCTCCTCGCCTCCGGCACGGCGATCCACTGGGCCCTCGAGGCGCAGGAACTGCTCGGCTCCGACTGGGGAGTTACGGCCGACGTCTGGTCCGCGACCTCCTGGGGCGAGCTGCGCCGGGACGCACTGGAGGCCGACGAGGCACTGCTGCGCGGCGAACAGCGTACGCCGTACGTCACCCAGGCGCTGGAGGGCGCTCCGGGCCCGGTGCTGGCGGTGTCCGACTGGATGCGCCAGGTGCCGGACCAGATCAGCCAGTGGGTCGAGCAGGACTACTCCTCGCTCGGCACGGACGGCTTCGGTCTCTCCGACACGCGTGAGGCGGCCCGTCGCCACTTCGGCGTGGACGCCCGGTCGATCGCGGTCGCCGCGCTGGCCCAGCTGGTCAAGCGCGGCGAGGTCCCGGCCTCGGCCGTGAAGGAGGCGCGCGAGCGCTACGGGTTCTGA
- a CDS encoding MerR family transcriptional regulator, with product MFTIGDFARHGRVSARMLRHYDAIGLLRPERTDPFSGYRYYAAAQLAQLNRIIALKDLGFTLQQVREILEERVSSEELRGMLTLRRAELEEAMAAAAAGLAQVEARLRSIESEGHMPTEDVIVKSIPAVRVAELTATAAGYGPEHIGPVISPLYDELFRRIEAAGVTPTGPGIAYYEDAPEGDGAILVHAGVTVAAGPQPGQGFETVDLPAIERAATIVHRGPMDAIVPTAQILGRWMDAGGHRSAGYAREVSLECPADREKWVTELQEPLG from the coding sequence ATGTTCACCATCGGAGACTTCGCCAGGCACGGCCGTGTGTCGGCCCGCATGCTGCGTCACTACGACGCGATCGGGCTGCTGCGCCCCGAGCGCACCGACCCGTTCAGCGGCTACCGCTACTACGCGGCGGCCCAGCTCGCCCAGCTCAACCGCATCATCGCCCTGAAGGATCTCGGCTTCACGCTGCAACAGGTGCGGGAGATCCTGGAGGAGCGCGTGAGCTCTGAGGAGCTGCGCGGGATGCTCACGCTGCGGCGGGCCGAACTGGAAGAGGCGATGGCCGCGGCGGCCGCCGGGCTGGCCCAGGTCGAGGCGAGGCTCCGGTCGATCGAGAGCGAGGGGCACATGCCCACCGAGGACGTCATCGTCAAGAGCATCCCCGCGGTACGGGTGGCCGAACTGACCGCCACCGCGGCAGGTTACGGACCCGAGCACATCGGCCCTGTCATCAGCCCCCTGTACGACGAGCTGTTCCGGCGTATCGAGGCGGCCGGTGTGACGCCGACGGGCCCCGGCATCGCCTACTACGAGGACGCGCCCGAGGGCGACGGCGCGATCCTGGTGCACGCGGGAGTCACGGTCGCCGCCGGTCCGCAGCCGGGCCAGGGCTTCGAGACCGTCGACCTGCCGGCCATCGAGCGGGCGGCGACGATCGTGCACCGCGGTCCCATGGACGCGATCGTGCCCACGGCACAGATCCTGGGCCGCTGGATGGACGCGGGCGGCCACCGCTCGGCGGGCTACGCGCGTGAGGTCTCCCTGGAGTGCCCGGCGGACCGCGAGAAGTGGGTGACGGAGCTGCAGGAGCCCCTGGGCTGA
- a CDS encoding helix-turn-helix transcriptional regulator, with protein sequence MRAARLIKMVLLLQARPSMTGAELAKELEVSERTITRDALALSEAGVPVYADRGRAGGYRLVGGYRTRLTGLGRSEAEALFLSGLPRALREMGLQDAASAARLKVSAALLPSLRDASDSAAQRFHLDAPGWYQEPATPELLPAVAEAVWDDRLLSARYRRQDAEVERELAPYGLVLKAGVWYLCARADGGAGTVRVYRIDRFTAVTLGDERFERDEDFDLPGFWEERAAQFARSILRSEVVVRLSEAGAERLPYVADRAAAREALAAAGAADDEGRVTVTLPVESANVAYTQLLSLGPDVEVLGPPELRARFADATDRTARLYR encoded by the coding sequence ATGCGCGCTGCCCGGCTGATCAAGATGGTGCTGCTCCTCCAGGCACGGCCCTCCATGACCGGCGCCGAGCTGGCCAAGGAGCTCGAGGTGTCGGAGCGGACCATCACGCGGGACGCCCTCGCGTTGTCGGAGGCCGGGGTTCCGGTCTACGCCGACCGGGGGCGGGCCGGCGGGTACCGGCTGGTCGGCGGCTACCGCACCCGGCTGACCGGGCTCGGCCGCAGTGAGGCCGAGGCGCTCTTCCTCTCCGGGCTGCCGCGCGCGCTGCGGGAGATGGGCCTTCAGGACGCGGCGTCCGCGGCCCGCCTGAAGGTCTCCGCGGCGCTGCTGCCCTCCCTGCGGGACGCCTCCGACTCCGCGGCTCAGCGCTTCCATCTGGACGCCCCCGGCTGGTACCAGGAGCCCGCGACGCCCGAGCTGCTGCCCGCCGTCGCGGAGGCGGTGTGGGACGACCGGCTGCTGTCCGCCCGCTACCGGCGCCAGGATGCCGAGGTGGAGCGGGAGTTGGCTCCGTACGGCCTCGTGCTCAAGGCGGGCGTCTGGTATCTGTGCGCCCGCGCCGACGGCGGCGCGGGCACGGTCCGCGTCTACCGGATCGACCGGTTCACCGCGGTGACTCTCGGCGATGAGCGGTTCGAACGGGACGAGGATTTCGATCTGCCGGGGTTCTGGGAGGAGCGGGCGGCCCAGTTCGCGCGCTCGATCCTCCGTAGCGAGGTGGTCGTACGCCTCTCGGAGGCGGGCGCCGAGCGGCTGCCGTACGTCGCCGACCGCGCCGCCGCGCGCGAGGCACTGGCGGCGGCCGGGGCAGCGGACGACGAGGGCCGGGTGACGGTCACTCTGCCGGTGGAGTCCGCGAATGTGGCGTACACCCAACTCCTGTCCCTGGGACCGGATGTGGAGGTCCTGGGGCCGCCGGAACTGCGTGCCCGCTTCGCCGACGCCACGGACCGTACGGCACGCCTCTACCGGTAG
- a CDS encoding SDR family oxidoreductase, with the protein MTTDKALSPLTGKIALVAGATRGAGRAIAVQLGAAGATVYATGRTTRERVSEMGRATETIEGTAELVTAAGGEGIAVPADHLDPAQVRALIERIDRDHGRLDILVNDIWGGNHLIDFNTKVWDVELDRGLRMLELGVKSHIITSSCALPLLVRQPGGLVVEVTDGTAESNKAFRENFYYDLAKTAPIRMAFTLGEELKSVGGTAVAVTPGFLRSEEMLDTFGITEETWREGIKIQRHFALSETPVYIGRGVAALAADQGRARWNGQSLSSGQLAKAYGVTDADGSRPDVWAYLAEEAAGAEPSMDDYR; encoded by the coding sequence ATGACGACGGACAAGGCACTGAGCCCGCTGACGGGGAAGATCGCGCTGGTCGCGGGGGCCACCCGGGGCGCCGGCCGCGCCATCGCCGTACAGCTGGGCGCGGCGGGCGCGACCGTGTACGCGACAGGCCGGACCACGCGCGAGCGGGTCAGCGAGATGGGCCGGGCGACGGAGACCATCGAGGGGACGGCGGAGCTGGTCACGGCAGCGGGCGGCGAGGGCATCGCCGTACCGGCCGACCATCTGGACCCGGCGCAGGTGCGGGCGCTGATCGAACGGATCGACCGGGACCACGGCCGGCTCGACATCCTGGTCAACGACATCTGGGGCGGCAACCATCTGATCGACTTCAACACGAAGGTGTGGGACGTCGAGCTGGACCGCGGGCTGCGGATGCTGGAGCTCGGTGTGAAGAGCCACATCATCACCAGCAGCTGCGCACTGCCGCTCCTGGTGCGGCAGCCCGGCGGGCTGGTCGTCGAGGTCACCGACGGCACCGCCGAATCGAACAAGGCCTTCCGCGAGAACTTCTACTACGACCTCGCCAAGACCGCTCCGATCCGGATGGCCTTCACCCTCGGCGAGGAGCTGAAGAGTGTCGGCGGCACGGCGGTCGCGGTCACCCCGGGCTTTCTGCGCTCCGAGGAGATGCTCGACACCTTCGGCATCACCGAGGAGACCTGGAGAGAGGGGATCAAGATCCAGCGCCACTTCGCGCTCTCCGAGACGCCGGTGTACATCGGCCGGGGGGTCGCGGCGCTCGCCGCGGACCAGGGGCGGGCGCGCTGGAACGGTCAGTCGCTCTCCAGCGGGCAGCTGGCGAAGGCGTACGGCGTCACGGACGCGGACGGCAGCCGGCCGGACGTCTGGGCCTATCTGGCGGAGGAGGCGGCGGGGGCGGAGCCCTCGATGGACGACTACCGGTGA
- a CDS encoding DUF4240 domain-containing protein, with translation MDETEFWEIIDSTREAAEGDPEDHAELLVERLLQLDPDSVLDFARHFEARYNRAYSWDLWGAAAVLLGGASDDAFDYFRCWLIGRGREIFEGALHDPDSLAELLDEFDEDIDGDGEELGYAADEAYEQLTGVVAPDLGIAAQAAEPSGTPFDFDDDAALAQRFPRLWERFGEP, from the coding sequence ATGGACGAGACGGAGTTCTGGGAGATCATCGACAGCACCCGAGAGGCCGCCGAGGGCGACCCCGAGGACCATGCCGAACTGCTGGTCGAGCGGCTGCTGCAGCTCGACCCCGACTCCGTGCTGGACTTCGCCCGGCACTTCGAGGCCCGCTACAACCGCGCGTACAGCTGGGATCTGTGGGGCGCGGCGGCCGTACTGCTCGGCGGTGCCAGTGACGACGCCTTCGACTACTTCCGCTGCTGGCTGATCGGCCGGGGCCGGGAGATCTTCGAGGGCGCGCTGCACGACCCGGACTCGCTCGCCGAGCTGCTCGACGAGTTCGACGAGGACATCGACGGGGACGGCGAGGAGCTGGGGTACGCGGCGGACGAGGCGTACGAGCAGCTGACCGGCGTGGTGGCACCGGATCTGGGGATCGCGGCGCAGGCGGCCGAGCCGTCGGGCACGCCGTTCGACTTCGACGACGACGCGGCGCTGGCGCAGCGTTTTCCCCGGCTCTGGGAGCGCTTCGGGGAGCCGTAG
- a CDS encoding GNAT family N-acetyltransferase, producing the protein MSPSHIRPARHTDEAALGALDRDTWSPLHAVQPRPKPPYDPFFDSNHRPEDFLVAEDPDGTITGYLRLIPPTPLACNQHVRQIQGLAVADRARGRGIARALLRASFDEARRQGAVRMTLRVLGHNKPARALYEAEGFAVEGVLPGEFYLDGQYVDDVMMGRSLTV; encoded by the coding sequence ATGTCCCCGTCTCACATACGCCCCGCACGCCACACGGACGAGGCAGCTCTCGGCGCGCTCGACCGGGACACCTGGTCGCCGCTGCACGCCGTACAGCCGAGGCCGAAGCCGCCGTACGACCCGTTCTTCGACTCGAACCACCGGCCCGAGGACTTCCTGGTCGCCGAGGACCCCGACGGCACGATCACCGGTTACCTACGGCTGATCCCGCCCACCCCGCTCGCCTGCAACCAGCATGTGCGGCAGATCCAGGGCCTCGCCGTCGCGGACCGGGCGCGCGGGCGCGGCATCGCCAGGGCGCTGCTGCGGGCGTCCTTCGACGAGGCGCGGCGCCAGGGCGCGGTCCGGATGACGCTGCGGGTGCTCGGCCACAACAAGCCGGCCCGCGCGTTGTACGAGGCGGAGGGCTTCGCGGTCGAGGGCGTGCTGCCGGGGGAGTTCTACCTGGACGGGCAGTACGTGGACGACGTGATGATGGGCCGCAGCCTGACCGTGTGA
- a CDS encoding TIGR01777 family oxidoreductase, protein MRIAVTGSSGLIGTALVRSLRADKHEVVRLVRRPSRAGDEVEWDPHRQYVDVGGLVGCEAVVHLAGAGIGDRRWNDAYRKELRDSRVLGTAAIADAVTSLDVPPRVLVSGSAVGYYGDTGDRAVDEGAPPGDGFLPRMCVEWEEAAAPAEEAGIRTVFARSGLVVARKGGAWGRMFPLFKAGLGGRLGNGRQYWSFIALHDEIAALRHLLDTESLSGPVNLTAPEPVTNGEATAAMGRVLHRPTVFTVPTPALRIALGEMSVEILTGQRALPARLLESGFSFAFPSIDEAIRAANSSPSGV, encoded by the coding sequence ATGCGGATCGCGGTCACCGGCTCATCCGGACTCATCGGTACGGCACTCGTGCGCTCGCTGCGCGCCGACAAGCACGAGGTGGTGCGCCTGGTACGGCGGCCATCGCGGGCCGGGGACGAGGTGGAGTGGGACCCGCACCGGCAGTACGTCGACGTGGGCGGCCTGGTCGGCTGCGAGGCCGTCGTCCACCTCGCCGGGGCGGGGATCGGGGACCGCCGCTGGAACGACGCGTACCGCAAGGAGCTCAGGGACAGCCGGGTGCTCGGCACGGCCGCGATCGCGGATGCCGTCACCTCCCTCGACGTACCGCCTCGCGTCCTGGTCTCGGGGAGCGCCGTTGGGTACTACGGCGACACGGGGGACCGTGCGGTGGACGAGGGCGCGCCGCCCGGCGACGGGTTCCTGCCGAGGATGTGCGTGGAGTGGGAGGAGGCGGCGGCTCCGGCCGAGGAGGCGGGCATTCGGACGGTGTTCGCCCGCAGCGGTCTGGTGGTGGCGCGCAAGGGCGGCGCGTGGGGCCGGATGTTCCCGCTGTTCAAGGCGGGTCTGGGCGGGCGGCTCGGCAACGGCAGACAGTACTGGAGCTTCATCGCCCTGCACGACGAGATCGCGGCGCTGCGGCACCTTCTCGATACCGAGTCCCTGTCGGGTCCGGTGAATCTCACGGCCCCGGAACCGGTCACCAACGGCGAGGCCACGGCGGCGATGGGACGCGTTCTGCACCGTCCGACGGTCTTCACGGTGCCGACGCCCGCGCTGCGGATCGCGCTGGGTGAGATGTCCGTGGAGATCCTCACCGGCCAGCGGGCGCTGCCCGCGCGGCTGCTGGAGTCGGGCTTCTCGTTCGCGTTCCCGAGCATCGACGAGGCGATCCGCGCGGCGAACTCCAGCCCCTCCGGCGTTTGA
- a CDS encoding NAD(P)/FAD-dependent oxidoreductase, whose translation MLSSAHHADVVIVGAGIAGLSAAHQLTSAGVSVSVLEAAPEVGGRMATEQIDGFRLDRIGQLLNTSYPELRRTAGLGEAALRPFSPGVLVHSGGRLQRTGEVVRRAGEAGSPRWGSSYPLRGVGGALTVARALASAPRPLDQARLGASLARLAAMPVERLLARPERPTASSLCARGLPARAVHGFLRPLLSALLCDPALTTSSRCADLALRGFARGLMCVPAGGAAAFPEQLAAALPPGTVHTGVRVTDASISRVTTAEHGEIGCRALVLATGARAAAELLPGLRVPSFHPVTVLHHTAPAPPLTEAALLLDADRGGPVSHTAVMSEVDPSRAPHGRVLISSTVLGTPPPDLDRTVRAHLATLYGTPTDEWELLTVHHSPEAVPAMPPPHDVRRPVRLLSGLYVCGDHRDTSTVQGALYSGRRAADAILRDFGVVTGHEAAALSAVA comes from the coding sequence GTGCTCAGCAGCGCTCACCATGCGGATGTCGTCATCGTCGGGGCCGGGATCGCCGGTCTCTCGGCGGCTCATCAACTGACCAGCGCAGGCGTCTCGGTCAGCGTTCTGGAGGCCGCCCCTGAAGTGGGCGGCCGGATGGCCACCGAACAGATCGACGGTTTCCGGCTCGACCGCATAGGACAGTTGCTCAACACCTCCTATCCGGAGCTGCGCCGTACGGCGGGGCTCGGGGAGGCGGCCCTGCGGCCGTTCTCGCCCGGGGTGCTCGTGCACAGCGGGGGACGGCTGCAGCGGACCGGCGAAGTGGTCCGGCGGGCCGGTGAGGCGGGTAGCCCGCGATGGGGGTCTTCCTACCCCCTCCGGGGCGTAGGGGGCGCATTGACGGTCGCGCGCGCCCTGGCGAGCGCCCCCAGGCCGCTGGACCAGGCCAGGCTCGGCGCGTCACTCGCCCGTCTCGCCGCGATGCCGGTGGAGCGCCTGCTTGCCCGCCCAGAGCGGCCCACCGCGAGTTCGCTCTGTGCCCGCGGCCTCCCGGCCCGTGCGGTCCACGGCTTCCTGCGCCCGCTGCTGTCCGCGCTGCTCTGCGACCCGGCGCTGACCACCTCCAGCCGGTGCGCCGATCTGGCACTGCGCGGCTTCGCGCGGGGCCTGATGTGCGTACCGGCGGGCGGCGCCGCGGCGTTCCCCGAGCAGCTGGCGGCGGCGCTGCCGCCCGGCACCGTACACACGGGGGTACGGGTCACCGACGCGTCCATCAGCCGCGTGACGACGGCGGAGCACGGCGAAATCGGCTGCCGCGCCCTGGTGCTGGCGACCGGCGCCCGCGCGGCCGCCGAACTCCTGCCGGGCCTGCGGGTGCCGTCCTTCCACCCGGTGACGGTCCTTCACCACACGGCGCCCGCGCCGCCGCTCACCGAGGCGGCGCTGCTGCTGGACGCGGACCGCGGCGGTCCCGTCTCGCACACGGCGGTGATGAGCGAGGTCGACCCGTCGCGCGCGCCGCACGGCCGCGTGCTGATCTCATCGACGGTGCTCGGCACTCCCCCGCCGGACCTGGACCGCACGGTCCGCGCGCATCTGGCCACGCTGTACGGCACGCCGACGGACGAGTGGGAGCTGCTCACGGTCCACCACTCCCCGGAGGCGGTCCCCGCGATGCCCCCGCCGCACGATGTGCGCCGCCCGGTGCGGCTGCTGTCCGGGCTGTACGTGTGCGGGGACCACCGCGACACGAGCACGGTCCAGGGGGCGCTGTACTCGGGCCGCCGTGCCGCGGATGCGATTCTGCGGGATTTCGGCGTCGTGACGGGTCACGAGGCGGCCGCGCTCTCGGCGGTGGCCTAG
- a CDS encoding regulator, with product MTERPPQRIPNRQLAALIAEAGFSNAGLARRVDQLGLEHGLDLRYDKTSVTRWLRGQQPRGTTPALIAEVFTRRLGRRLSAQDLGLDACAPVYAGLEFAATPEEAVDIVGGLWRKDSGSHAELRKIAFTPAGLVVPSRDWLIGRADERVSRGDAMPHGTTRIPLQGRATVPRQRGTDRGPGQKVSNGDIAALRSVAELFRTLDHAYGGGHARQALVRYLEHEAEPMLRGTYGEVTGRRLFAAAADLTRLAGWTSYDIAAHGLAQRYFVQALRLSQAAGDRAYGSYVLVTMSRQAVYLGHGREAVQLTRVAQQGVGSAAPPLVQALLHSVEARGHGVLGEVRACTASLVRAERALETARPGDDVPHWARFFDEAQLADEFGHCHRDLQQYRSAVQHAERSLQLRAPAFARSRLFCRVVLATARLGLGELDQACALGAEAALQASEMRSARAVEYVREFERRLDPYRDAAAVRNYRDRVAALG from the coding sequence ATGACGGAACGACCCCCACAGCGCATCCCCAACCGACAGCTCGCCGCGCTCATCGCAGAAGCCGGATTCTCCAACGCAGGCCTTGCTCGCCGAGTGGACCAGCTCGGACTCGAGCATGGCCTTGATCTGCGCTACGACAAGACCTCGGTGACCCGCTGGCTGCGCGGCCAGCAGCCGCGCGGTACGACGCCTGCCCTGATCGCGGAGGTGTTCACCCGGCGGCTGGGCCGTCGGCTCTCGGCGCAGGACCTGGGTCTGGACGCCTGTGCGCCCGTCTACGCCGGTCTTGAGTTCGCGGCGACGCCCGAGGAGGCGGTGGACATCGTCGGCGGGCTGTGGCGCAAGGACTCGGGCAGCCACGCGGAGCTGCGGAAGATCGCGTTCACCCCCGCCGGACTGGTGGTCCCGAGCAGGGACTGGCTGATCGGACGGGCCGACGAGCGGGTGAGCCGGGGGGACGCGATGCCGCACGGGACCACCCGCATCCCCTTACAGGGCAGGGCGACCGTGCCCCGGCAGCGCGGCACCGACCGGGGCCCCGGGCAGAAGGTCTCCAACGGCGACATCGCCGCGCTGCGGTCGGTCGCCGAGCTGTTCCGCACCCTCGACCACGCCTACGGCGGGGGGCACGCCAGGCAGGCCCTGGTGCGCTATCTCGAGCACGAGGCCGAGCCGATGCTCCGCGGCACCTACGGGGAGGTGACCGGGCGGCGCCTCTTCGCCGCAGCCGCCGATCTGACCCGGCTGGCCGGCTGGACCTCGTACGACATCGCGGCGCACGGCCTCGCGCAGCGCTACTTCGTGCAGGCGCTGCGGCTCTCCCAGGCGGCGGGCGACCGGGCGTACGGCTCGTATGTGCTGGTCACCATGAGCCGGCAGGCGGTCTATCTGGGGCACGGGCGCGAGGCGGTGCAGCTGACGCGCGTCGCCCAGCAGGGGGTGGGGTCAGCGGCCCCGCCCCTCGTGCAGGCGCTGCTGCACTCCGTCGAGGCGCGCGGGCACGGCGTGCTGGGCGAGGTCCGGGCGTGCACGGCCTCGCTCGTACGTGCCGAGCGGGCGCTGGAGACCGCCCGGCCCGGGGACGACGTCCCGCACTGGGCGCGTTTCTTCGACGAGGCGCAGCTCGCCGACGAGTTCGGGCACTGCCACCGGGATCTGCAGCAGTACCGGTCGGCGGTGCAGCACGCGGAGCGCTCGCTCCAACTGCGCGCACCGGCGTTCGCGCGCAGCCGGCTCTTCTGCAGGGTGGTGCTGGCCACCGCCCGGCTCGGCCTGGGCGAGCTGGACCAGGCGTGCGCGCTGGGGGCGGAGGCGGCGTTGCAGGCGTCGGAGATGCGGTCGGCGCGGGCGGTGGAGTACGTACGGGAATTCGAGCGGAGGCTGGATCCGTACCGGGACGCGGCGGCGGTCCGCAACTACCGGGACCGGGTCGCTGCGCTTGGCTAG